The following proteins are encoded in a genomic region of Blastopirellula marina:
- a CDS encoding DUF1559 domain-containing protein, which translates to MHKRQAFTLVELLVVIAIIGVLIALLLPAVQQAREAARRMSCTNNLKQLGLAMHNYESAHTVLPRFGQRDADFSVQARLLPYIEQGNLYNLLDFSQIAFTGSWSEKIPNPKFIAAFSTEIDVYLCPSDPAPESTTVTTSGGPVTYGGLNYMVSIGSAKGTNYDFRWTTDGPFYEPSGCRFANLTDGLSNTALMNETVRSVGADETLAAGQLPRFPYQKTLNGSSGVGTSMGSKRGMSGSGSPWSSYTDGSGMIANADVASFWNQFTSWRGGESPALRGRGTSWAFSGAINSATNGYLSPNSRTPDVVTHFTGYFAARSFHPGGAEVLFGDGSVRFLSDTIDLPTNRSLYSGSGGEVIGEY; encoded by the coding sequence ACGACAAGCTTTTACGCTGGTCGAGTTGCTGGTGGTGATTGCCATCATCGGTGTCTTGATCGCACTATTACTCCCCGCCGTACAACAGGCCCGTGAGGCAGCTCGGCGGATGTCTTGCACCAACAATCTCAAGCAATTGGGGCTGGCAATGCACAATTATGAATCGGCGCATACAGTGTTGCCTCGATTTGGCCAACGCGACGCGGACTTCTCGGTCCAGGCTCGTCTGCTTCCTTACATCGAGCAAGGCAATCTGTACAACTTGCTCGACTTCTCGCAGATCGCATTCACCGGCAGCTGGAGCGAGAAGATCCCCAATCCCAAGTTCATCGCGGCTTTCTCAACAGAGATCGACGTCTACCTTTGCCCTAGTGATCCGGCTCCAGAAAGTACCACGGTCACCACGAGCGGCGGTCCAGTTACCTATGGTGGTTTGAACTATATGGTCAGCATAGGTAGTGCGAAGGGGACGAACTACGATTTTCGTTGGACGACCGATGGTCCGTTCTACGAACCGAGTGGCTGCCGTTTTGCCAATCTGACCGATGGGCTTTCGAATACGGCACTGATGAACGAAACCGTTCGCAGCGTCGGTGCCGACGAGACATTGGCGGCTGGGCAACTTCCCAGGTTTCCGTATCAGAAGACGCTCAACGGGTCGAGTGGCGTGGGAACAAGCATGGGTTCAAAACGTGGCATGTCAGGAAGTGGAAGCCCGTGGAGCAGCTATACGGATGGCAGTGGGATGATTGCCAATGCGGATGTCGCTTCCTTTTGGAATCAATTCACCAGTTGGCGTGGTGGCGAAAGCCCAGCACTACGTGGCCGTGGCACCTCCTGGGCATTCAGCGGGGCAATTAATTCCGCCACCAATGGCTACCTAAGCCCCAATAGTCGGACGCCGGATGTGGTCACTCACTTCACTGGCTATTTCGCAGCCCGCAGCTTCCACCCTGGCGGAGCCGAGGTGTTATTCGGCGATGGCTCGGTTCGCTTCTTGAGCGACACAATCGACTTGCCCACGAACCGCAGTCTCTATAGCGGAAGTGGTGGGGAAGTGATTGGCGAATATTAA
- a CDS encoding DUF4198 domain-containing protein, whose protein sequence is MKKTLTTLAMVAMTAVSASAHDTWVETNTGIVRTGDAIYIDLKLGNHGNEHRDFKMASKANPADGTWDVVTPSGKQFDLTSVAVDLGYAPKEGFWNAKYVADTAGLYAVSHTRDQVVNHGHPVRSIKSGKTFFIVSDSLAQVPSDLTGFNKPLGHDLELVPTENPVAPLGPGKPISVKLLFHGKPLANTRVSFIPRRETLKEGFDETYERKTNQQGEASFTPKTGDQYLVVAHVKQPEAKGEGYDETAYSATLLVIVPERCPCCGE, encoded by the coding sequence ATGAAAAAAACACTTACTACGTTGGCCATGGTTGCAATGACCGCAGTTTCCGCTTCGGCACACGATACGTGGGTCGAAACCAATACGGGGATCGTACGAACGGGCGATGCCATTTACATCGATTTGAAACTCGGAAATCATGGCAACGAGCATCGTGATTTTAAGATGGCGAGCAAAGCCAACCCAGCTGATGGAACTTGGGACGTCGTCACTCCGTCAGGCAAACAGTTTGATTTGACCAGTGTCGCCGTCGACCTAGGTTACGCCCCGAAAGAAGGTTTTTGGAATGCGAAGTATGTGGCGGATACGGCCGGTTTGTATGCTGTATCGCACACGCGCGATCAAGTCGTAAACCACGGACATCCCGTTCGCAGCATTAAAAGTGGGAAGACCTTCTTCATCGTCAGTGATAGCCTTGCTCAAGTCCCCAGCGACTTGACCGGTTTTAATAAACCACTGGGGCATGATCTGGAACTGGTTCCCACCGAGAATCCGGTCGCTCCACTCGGACCTGGCAAGCCGATCTCCGTGAAGCTTTTGTTTCATGGCAAACCACTGGCGAACACACGAGTTTCGTTCATCCCACGCCGGGAAACGTTGAAAGAGGGTTTTGACGAAACATATGAACGAAAAACGAACCAGCAAGGAGAGGCGAGTTTCACGCCGAAAACAGGCGACCAGTATTTGGTCGTAGCCCACGTGAAGCAGCCGGAAGCGAAAGGAGAAGGCTACGACGAAACGGCCTACAGCGCGACGCTGTTGGTGATTGTGCCGGAGCGTTGTCCTTGCTGCGGCGAGTAA
- a CDS encoding iron-containing alcohol dehydrogenase encodes MADSWSFFSAGQFTFGCGSRHELGKHAVRRGYRKLLIVTDSTLAGLGLVQPLHDDLSEHGVQVEVFDGSAAEPDLSIAENAALTARTFQPDAILGLGGGSNIDLAKVTSVLATHGGRPQDFFGWDNVPNPIIPVIAMPTTAGTGSEVSQSAVLTDSQSSMKVSILSQFMRPALALVDPELTYTCPKQVTADSGIDALTHAVEAYLSKDAAEIAAQPGEAIPYSGCTPIGELMAEEAIALVARYLPAAVHEPENKVAREKMALAASLAGLAFSNCGVAVVHALEYPIGGRVHCSHGAGNGLLLPYVMRYNLPKREAKLARIAELFNPIGDHGSDMEAALVAIREVEQLKSFIGIPERLTSLGVTEEMLPEFADKSIAISRLMNINPRTPTRDDLLKILQEAL; translated from the coding sequence ATGGCAGACTCCTGGAGCTTTTTTTCCGCCGGACAGTTTACGTTCGGTTGTGGTTCTCGGCACGAACTTGGCAAACACGCGGTCCGACGAGGTTATCGCAAGCTGTTGATCGTTACCGATTCGACGCTCGCGGGCCTCGGTCTGGTACAGCCGCTGCACGACGACTTGAGCGAGCATGGCGTGCAAGTCGAAGTCTTCGACGGCAGTGCCGCCGAGCCGGACCTGTCGATCGCCGAGAACGCTGCGCTCACGGCGAGAACGTTCCAGCCCGATGCTATTTTAGGCCTCGGAGGCGGCAGCAATATCGATCTGGCGAAGGTAACCTCCGTCCTCGCAACGCACGGAGGTCGGCCGCAAGATTTCTTTGGCTGGGACAACGTACCAAACCCAATCATTCCTGTGATTGCGATGCCAACCACGGCCGGTACCGGAAGCGAAGTATCGCAATCGGCTGTGCTGACCGATAGTCAATCGAGTATGAAGGTCAGTATTCTCAGCCAATTCATGCGGCCAGCGCTAGCTCTTGTCGATCCTGAGCTTACTTATACCTGCCCGAAGCAGGTCACTGCAGATAGTGGTATCGATGCATTGACCCATGCGGTTGAAGCTTATCTCTCCAAAGATGCCGCCGAAATCGCTGCTCAGCCGGGCGAAGCCATCCCGTACAGTGGATGCACACCGATTGGGGAACTGATGGCAGAAGAAGCGATTGCCCTGGTTGCTCGTTACCTGCCAGCTGCTGTGCACGAACCAGAAAACAAGGTCGCTCGCGAGAAGATGGCGTTGGCAGCGTCGTTGGCGGGGCTCGCATTTTCGAATTGCGGCGTCGCGGTAGTCCACGCACTCGAATACCCAATCGGGGGTCGCGTTCATTGCAGTCACGGAGCGGGTAACGGCTTACTATTGCCGTACGTGATGCGTTACAACCTACCGAAGCGGGAAGCGAAACTGGCTCGGATTGCGGAGCTCTTCAATCCGATCGGCGACCATGGCAGCGATATGGAGGCTGCTTTGGTCGCGATTCGTGAAGTGGAACAATTGAAAAGCTTTATCGGTATCCCTGAGAGGCTGACCTCGCTTGGCGTAACGGAAGAGATGTTGCCCGAATTCGCTGACAAATCAATCGCCATCAGTCGGCTGATGAACATCAATCCGCGGACGCCCACGCGTGATGACCTGCTTAAGATTCTCCAGGAAGCCCTTTGA
- a CDS encoding sugar phosphate isomerase/epimerase family protein, translated as MFRYAICNETYQDWPFENALSHAKEAGYDAIEIAPFTLASTAYDVTDKMRGKIREEIVDAELEVVGLHWLLAKTEGFYLTTPDDDVRRRTSDYFCELARLCRDLGGSIMVLGSPQQRNLLPGVSESEAMRLAADCIRRAMPTLEQCDITLALEPLGPAEGDFLNTAEKGMELMDLIDSPNCKIHLDVKAMSAEEKPIPQIIRETAPNIAHFHANDPNKRGPGMGDVDFVPIFQSLKEVGYDGWVSVEVFDYEPGIESLVKDSIAYMRQCESAVV; from the coding sequence ATGTTCCGCTACGCAATTTGTAACGAGACCTACCAAGACTGGCCGTTTGAAAACGCCTTGTCGCATGCCAAAGAAGCTGGCTACGATGCGATTGAAATCGCGCCTTTCACGCTAGCCTCAACGGCCTACGATGTGACGGACAAGATGCGAGGTAAGATCCGCGAAGAAATCGTCGATGCGGAACTGGAAGTCGTGGGTCTGCACTGGCTGTTAGCGAAGACTGAGGGTTTCTACCTGACCACGCCCGATGACGACGTCCGTCGGCGCACGAGTGACTACTTCTGCGAGCTGGCCCGTCTTTGTCGTGATCTGGGGGGCAGCATCATGGTGCTTGGAAGCCCCCAGCAGCGGAACCTGCTGCCGGGTGTCAGCGAATCGGAAGCGATGCGTTTGGCGGCCGATTGCATTCGACGTGCGATGCCCACCTTAGAACAGTGCGATATAACTCTAGCTCTCGAGCCACTCGGTCCTGCTGAAGGTGATTTCTTAAATACGGCCGAGAAGGGGATGGAGTTAATGGATCTGATTGATTCTCCCAACTGCAAAATCCATCTCGACGTCAAAGCCATGTCGGCCGAAGAAAAACCGATTCCGCAAATCATTCGAGAAACGGCCCCGAATATCGCGCACTTTCACGCAAACGATCCAAACAAACGCGGCCCAGGCATGGGTGACGTCGATTTCGTCCCTATCTTCCAGTCCTTAAAAGAAGTTGGCTACGACGGATGGGTTTCGGTCGAGGTATTCGACTACGAGCCTGGTATTGAATCGCTGGTAAAAGACAGTATCGCCTATATGCGTCAGTGTGAGTCGGCGGTCGTCTAA
- a CDS encoding thymidylate synthase gives MQQYLDLMRRILNEGAEKHDRTGTGTLSVFGHQMRFDLSQGFPAVTTKKLHLRSIIHELLWFLQGDTNIRYLRENKVSIWDEWADEEGNLGPVYGKQWRSWLTPSGESIDQMSQLIQQIKTNPDSRRLIVSAWNVADVPNMALPPCHLLFQFYVANGRLSCQLYQRSADVFLGVPFNIASYALLTMMIAQVTDLEPGDFVHTFGDAHLYLNHLDQTKLQLSRDPRPLPTMKINPEVKDLFAFRFEDFELQNYEPHPHISAPVAV, from the coding sequence ATGCAGCAATATCTCGACCTAATGCGGCGCATCCTAAACGAAGGCGCCGAGAAGCACGATCGAACCGGTACCGGCACGCTCAGCGTGTTTGGTCATCAAATGCGTTTTGATCTTTCCCAGGGATTCCCCGCAGTCACAACCAAGAAGCTGCATCTGCGGTCAATCATTCACGAGCTGCTCTGGTTTCTGCAAGGGGACACGAATATTCGCTACCTTCGTGAGAACAAGGTCTCGATCTGGGATGAATGGGCAGATGAAGAAGGCAACCTTGGCCCAGTCTACGGTAAACAATGGCGAAGCTGGCTCACACCTAGCGGTGAGTCGATCGACCAGATGTCGCAGTTGATTCAACAGATCAAAACGAACCCTGATTCACGGCGGCTGATCGTTTCCGCCTGGAATGTGGCCGATGTGCCGAACATGGCGTTGCCGCCGTGCCATTTGCTGTTTCAGTTCTATGTGGCCAACGGTAGGCTTTCGTGCCAGTTGTATCAACGCAGCGCGGATGTCTTCTTAGGAGTTCCATTTAACATTGCTTCGTACGCATTATTGACGATGATGATTGCTCAGGTCACCGATCTCGAACCGGGCGACTTCGTGCATACCTTTGGCGATGCCCATCTTTACCTGAATCACTTGGATCAAACTAAGCTCCAGCTTTCTCGCGATCCACGTCCCTTGCCAACGATGAAGATCAATCCTGAGGTCAAAGACCTTTTCGCGTTTCGGTTCGAGGACTTCGAGCTGCAGAATTATGAGCCGCATCCGCACATCTCAGCTCCGGTTGCCGTATGA
- a CDS encoding dihydrofolate reductase, producing MRISMIVAASQDWVIGRDGDMPWRLSSDLKRFKSLTMGHPMIMGRKTYESIGRLLPGRTTIIVTRDPEYVVEGAVIAHTIGEAISACEEADEAFIVGGAEIYRATLPWATRLYLTKVHALIPDGDTHFPLVNFAEWELESSEEIPADEKNLYATRFEIWDRLPVAD from the coding sequence ATGAGAATCTCGATGATTGTCGCCGCCAGTCAGGACTGGGTCATTGGCCGAGACGGGGACATGCCGTGGCGTTTGTCCAGCGATTTAAAGAGGTTCAAAAGCCTCACGATGGGGCATCCCATGATCATGGGACGCAAGACCTACGAGTCGATTGGACGCCTGCTACCAGGTCGGACCACAATCATCGTGACGCGCGATCCAGAGTATGTGGTTGAAGGCGCTGTGATCGCCCATACCATTGGTGAAGCAATCTCGGCCTGTGAAGAAGCGGACGAGGCTTTTATCGTCGGCGGAGCCGAAATCTACCGAGCAACACTTCCCTGGGCGACGCGACTTTATCTGACGAAAGTCCATGCCTTGATCCCGGACGGGGATACACATTTTCCACTGGTCAACTTCGCCGAGTGGGAGCTCGAATCGTCCGAGGAGATACCAGCAGACGAGAAAAACCTCTACGCAACTCGGTTCGAGATCTGGGATCGGTTACCGGTCGCCGATTAG
- a CDS encoding DNA-methyltransferase codes for MAKPLEIPASGVTTGDCIAQMKKLPEGSIDLAFADPPFNIGYKYDVYDDRRSVDEYLDWSEAWMKEVHRVLKPTGAFWLAIGDEFAAELKVLATRTLGFHCRNWVVWYYTFGVHCKSKFTRSHAHIFYFTKDAKKFTFNDTEVRVPSARMLVYGDKRANPKGRVPDDTWILRPQDAPESFSSEEDTWYFPRVAGTFKERAGFHGCQMPEQLLGRIIKCSSNEGEVVMDPFAGSGSTLITAKKLGRQFLGYELSPDYAKQVGERLDKVEVGDPLVGAENPLTSAPSTAKGRRLKQTSTK; via the coding sequence ATGGCGAAGCCTCTTGAGATCCCTGCTTCGGGAGTAACCACCGGCGATTGTATCGCCCAGATGAAGAAGCTTCCGGAAGGCTCGATCGACTTGGCTTTCGCGGATCCCCCTTTCAATATCGGGTATAAGTACGACGTCTACGACGACCGCCGCTCGGTCGATGAGTATCTCGATTGGAGTGAGGCATGGATGAAAGAAGTTCATCGCGTGCTGAAGCCGACAGGAGCATTTTGGCTGGCAATCGGAGATGAATTCGCCGCCGAGCTAAAAGTTCTGGCGACGCGCACGCTTGGCTTTCATTGTCGTAATTGGGTGGTTTGGTACTACACGTTTGGCGTTCATTGCAAAAGTAAATTCACACGCAGTCACGCTCACATCTTTTACTTTACGAAAGACGCCAAGAAGTTCACGTTCAACGATACGGAAGTCCGAGTGCCCAGCGCCAGGATGCTCGTTTACGGCGATAAGCGAGCCAATCCGAAGGGGCGGGTGCCGGACGATACTTGGATTCTTCGACCACAAGATGCGCCCGAAAGCTTCAGTAGTGAAGAAGATACCTGGTACTTCCCCCGTGTCGCCGGTACCTTCAAAGAACGCGCCGGGTTTCATGGCTGCCAGATGCCAGAGCAACTACTGGGTCGAATCATAAAGTGCAGCTCGAACGAAGGCGAAGTGGTGATGGACCCATTCGCCGGCAGCGGATCGACCCTCATCACGGCCAAGAAATTGGGGCGCCAATTCTTAGGTTATGAACTCTCGCCTGACTATGCGAAACAAGTGGGTGAACGTCTCGACAAGGTTGAGGTCGGCGATCCCTTGGTAGGAGCAGAGAACCCGCTAACGAGTGCCCCAAGTACGGCCAAGGGACGACGTCTGAAGCAGACCAGCACTAAGTAG
- a CDS encoding STAS domain-containing protein has protein sequence MSDATTDLVHQTLTDDVLVLTPQVDQMRETDVCYAVRDGMTHFVQNIEHRRVVIDMKNVTFVSSTGILAFLNLRRSVPNSDERIIFCHLSDDLLGMFRICKLISDDPQNPTPFRNVDTLETAISEA, from the coding sequence ATGAGCGATGCCACTACCGATTTGGTTCACCAAACTCTCACCGATGATGTCCTGGTCCTGACTCCCCAGGTCGACCAAATGCGCGAGACCGATGTCTGTTATGCCGTCCGCGATGGAATGACGCACTTCGTACAGAATATCGAGCATCGTCGCGTCGTCATTGATATGAAAAACGTCACTTTCGTCAGCAGTACTGGCATTTTGGCGTTTCTAAATCTGCGGCGTTCCGTTCCGAACTCCGACGAACGGATCATTTTCTGCCATCTCTCAGACGACCTACTAGGCATGTTTCGGATTTGCAAACTGATCTCAGACGATCCTCAGAATCCCACTCCATTCCGAAACGTCGACACGCTAGAAACGGCGATTTCGGAAGCCTGA
- a CDS encoding VOC family protein, with the protein MPDLLLEAVNPVLPSRDVKQSIQFYCEKLGFKLSFQDADDPRYAAVTRDRVEIHLRWHDASSWDRVERPNIRIAVCDVEHLYSVFQPLGIFASDTTLRDTAFGTREFGFFDPDGNLLTFYSDLGQ; encoded by the coding sequence ATGCCCGACCTCCTGCTCGAAGCCGTTAACCCAGTACTGCCGTCCCGCGACGTGAAGCAGTCGATCCAGTTTTACTGTGAAAAACTCGGGTTTAAACTTTCGTTTCAAGATGCCGACGATCCTCGCTATGCGGCCGTCACACGTGACCGGGTTGAGATTCATCTTCGCTGGCACGATGCTTCCAGTTGGGATCGAGTTGAGCGTCCGAACATTCGCATCGCCGTTTGCGACGTCGAACATCTTTACAGCGTGTTCCAACCACTGGGAATCTTCGCTTCCGATACCACACTCCGCGATACGGCCTTCGGCACAAGGGAATTCGGTTTCTTTGATCCGGATGGCAACTTGTTGACGTTTTACTCGGACCTCGGGCAGTAG
- a CDS encoding YbaN family protein, producing MTHPPVPQISWTRRLLYLGCAAFFFSLAVLGMILPIVPATPFLLVTSYFLVRSFPKLNDLLLDMPYFGPILYDWEVRKGIKASVKLQAIATVVLGWGISIWLFPIPVWALVIMAVLVTIGILVIYRVPEPRDPLEAKPERDQEETRTDYPDPDNPYASPHEIDPVRNDSQT from the coding sequence ATGACCCATCCTCCGGTCCCACAGATATCGTGGACAAGACGTTTGCTCTACCTTGGCTGCGCAGCATTTTTCTTCAGCCTGGCCGTGCTCGGGATGATCCTGCCAATTGTCCCGGCGACCCCTTTTCTGCTAGTGACCAGCTACTTTCTCGTGCGGTCATTTCCAAAGCTGAACGACCTTTTGCTCGATATGCCGTACTTCGGTCCCATTTTGTACGACTGGGAGGTCCGCAAAGGAATCAAGGCCAGCGTTAAGCTTCAAGCGATTGCCACCGTTGTTTTGGGGTGGGGGATCTCGATCTGGCTTTTTCCGATTCCTGTGTGGGCTTTGGTGATCATGGCCGTTCTGGTCACAATCGGGATCTTGGTGATCTACCGAGTACCAGAGCCGCGCGATCCATTGGAGGCCAAACCAGAGAGGGATCAGGAAGAAACACGAACCGACTATCCTGATCCAGACAATCCGTACGCCTCGCCGCACGAAATCGACCCGGTTCGAAACGACTCGCAAACGTAA
- a CDS encoding Minf_1886 family protein, which translates to MSEDTYSAFMQLLKDDPRFRMEAYQFVREALSFGQRFQQDADDELADEEDLEDLDLECFEDEDDDDDEIESWEEEEEAESHLTGQVLCQAIRQYATQQYGLLAKVVLNSWGIHTTSDFGEIVYNLISINMMKKSKSDRREDFDDQYDFEDAFVKNFDFELSEETGSA; encoded by the coding sequence ATGTCCGAAGACACTTATTCCGCATTCATGCAATTACTGAAAGACGACCCGCGCTTTCGCATGGAAGCGTACCAATTCGTTCGAGAAGCCCTCTCATTTGGCCAGCGATTCCAACAAGATGCCGATGACGAATTGGCCGACGAAGAAGATCTGGAAGACCTTGATCTGGAGTGTTTCGAGGACGAAGACGACGATGATGATGAAATCGAATCGTGGGAAGAGGAAGAAGAAGCCGAGAGTCATTTGACCGGCCAGGTCTTGTGTCAGGCGATTCGCCAATACGCCACGCAGCAGTACGGATTATTGGCCAAAGTGGTGTTGAACTCGTGGGGGATCCACACGACAAGCGACTTCGGCGAAATTGTCTACAACCTAATTAGCATCAATATGATGAAGAAGTCGAAGAGCGATCGACGTGAAGACTTCGACGATCAATACGACTTCGAAGATGCGTTCGTCAAGAACTTTGACTTCGAACTCTCGGAAGAAACGGGATCGGCCTAA
- a CDS encoding stage 0 sporulation family protein: MAKYIVRYGAMRFLGVFSSRAKDEYGRDDKVIVRTKRGLEVGDVLCEATDEAVKQLSDPTFGSIMRAMSEEDEKQTQHMVGDIAREIETVRRVIAEMNLPMQLVDIEHLFGGERVVVYYLAEARVDFRDLVKALAAELQTRIEMRQIGVRDEAKLLADFGDCGKPVCCNTHLSEMPPVSMRMAKLQKATLDPTKISGRCGRLKCCLRYEYDTYEELQRDLPPIGSEIVTGNGRGRVLNHEILAGQLLVRMEDNRNIMIDASEVLTVLKRGSGNPGGGSRRGKRRDKKAPSEDRGEDTPKQQDDSEE, translated from the coding sequence ATGGCGAAGTACATCGTTCGCTATGGGGCCATGCGCTTTTTGGGCGTGTTCTCGTCCCGAGCCAAGGATGAATATGGTCGCGACGACAAAGTCATTGTTCGCACCAAGCGCGGCTTGGAGGTCGGGGATGTCTTGTGCGAAGCGACCGACGAGGCGGTGAAGCAGCTCAGCGATCCAACGTTCGGCTCGATCATGCGTGCTATGTCCGAAGAGGACGAAAAGCAGACGCAGCATATGGTCGGCGATATCGCTCGCGAGATCGAAACGGTGCGGCGGGTGATTGCCGAAATGAATCTTCCGATGCAGTTGGTCGATATCGAACATCTATTTGGTGGCGAGCGGGTCGTCGTTTACTATCTGGCCGAGGCCCGGGTCGACTTCCGGGATTTAGTCAAAGCGCTAGCAGCGGAACTGCAAACCCGTATCGAGATGCGTCAGATCGGCGTCCGAGACGAAGCGAAGTTGTTGGCCGATTTTGGTGATTGCGGCAAGCCAGTTTGCTGTAATACGCACCTTAGTGAAATGCCACCCGTTTCAATGCGGATGGCAAAACTCCAAAAAGCGACACTGGACCCCACCAAAATCTCGGGACGCTGCGGACGGCTAAAATGCTGCTTGCGTTACGAGTACGATACTTATGAAGAACTGCAACGAGATCTGCCACCCATCGGCAGCGAGATCGTCACCGGCAATGGTCGCGGTCGCGTATTGAATCATGAGATCCTGGCCGGACAATTGCTCGTGCGGATGGAAGACAACCGCAACATCATGATCGATGCCAGCGAAGTGTTAACGGTCCTCAAGCGCGGTAGCGGTAATCCTGGTGGAGGTTCCCGCCGAGGAAAACGCCGAGACAAGAAAGCGCCGAGCGAGGATCGTGGCGAGGACACCCCCAAGCAACAAGACGATAGCGAGGAATAA
- the arsC gene encoding arsenate reductase (glutaredoxin) (This arsenate reductase requires both glutathione and glutaredoxin to convert arsenate to arsenite, after which the efflux transporter formed by ArsA and ArsB can extrude the arsenite from the cell, providing resistance.) has translation MQVTIYHNPRCTKSRQTLARLQDKGIEPKVVEYLKEPLDEKTLKQLLKKLGLKAEQLIRKKDHKALGLPQPTSETEWISQMAANPKIIERPIVVVGSQARLGRPPESVDEILG, from the coding sequence ATGCAGGTCACCATCTATCACAATCCACGATGCACGAAGAGTCGGCAAACGCTTGCCAGGCTGCAAGATAAGGGCATCGAACCTAAGGTGGTGGAGTATTTGAAAGAGCCTCTGGATGAGAAAACGCTGAAACAGTTGCTAAAAAAGCTTGGGTTGAAGGCCGAGCAACTGATCCGCAAGAAGGATCACAAGGCACTCGGATTGCCGCAACCGACCAGCGAGACAGAGTGGATATCGCAAATGGCTGCCAACCCCAAGATCATCGAACGGCCTATCGTTGTGGTCGGCAGCCAGGCCCGGCTTGGCCGTCCGCCAGAGAGTGTCGACGAAATATTGGGGTGA
- the trxA gene encoding thioredoxin → MANVFNDDNFDAEVLQSSEPVLVDFWAPWCGPCRQLAPVIDQLATEYEGSVKVGKVDTDQCPNLAVKYGIQSIPTIMIFKNGEVVNQMLGNQPKANLQQALDAAKG, encoded by the coding sequence ATGGCCAACGTGTTTAACGACGACAACTTCGACGCCGAAGTCCTTCAATCGAGCGAGCCAGTCCTGGTCGACTTTTGGGCTCCGTGGTGCGGTCCTTGCCGTCAATTGGCTCCTGTGATCGATCAACTCGCTACCGAATACGAAGGTTCGGTCAAAGTTGGTAAGGTCGATACAGACCAATGCCCCAATCTCGCCGTGAAGTACGGAATCCAAAGCATTCCGACCATCATGATTTTCAAGAACGGCGAAGTCGTCAATCAGATGCTGGGCAACCAGCCGAAGGCGAACTTGCAGCAAGCACTCGATGCGGCCAAGGGCTAA